Proteins from a genomic interval of Rhipicephalus microplus isolate Deutch F79 chromosome 6, USDA_Rmic, whole genome shotgun sequence:
- the LOC142765505 gene encoding uncharacterized protein LOC142765505, whose translation MPMAPLAGAPQKRRISTKSDDSELESPDDGCSMDTEDYFHSSSFSTDSESESNGHRTSADISRVSTSLGQDHLTPAAQRVEFSPRRRPGMDLDLVLLGAPRGIVRAVDIFMLFFTTEVIREI comes from the exons ATGCCAATGGCGCCGCTCGCGGGTGCTCCACAAAAACGGCGAATTTCGACAAAGTCTGATGACTCCGAGCTGGAATCGCCGGATGACGGTTGCTCCATGGACACTGAAGACTACTTTCATTCTTCCAGCTTTAGTACGGACAGCGAAAGTGAATCGAACGGCCACAGAACATCAGCAGATATTTCCCG GGTGTCGACATCGCTTGGGCAGGACCATCTGACGCCGGCTGCGCAAAGGGTCGAGTTCTCTCCGCGAAGACGGCCCGGAATGGACCTTGACCTCGTGCTCTTGGGTGCTCCACGGGGGATTGTCAGAGCCGTCGATATCTTCATGTTGTTTTTCACCACCGAAGTCATCCGAGAGATATGA